One window from the genome of Xenorhabdus bovienii SS-2004 encodes:
- the acnB gene encoding bifunctional aconitate hydratase 2/2-methylisocitrate dehydratase: MLEEYRKHVAERAAQGIVPKPLDAAQAAALVELLKNPPKGEEDFLLDLLTNRVPPGVDEAAYVKAGFLAAIAKSETASPLVTREKSIELLGTMQGGYNIHALIDALDEEKLAPIAAKALSHTLLMFDSFYDVEEKAKAGNSHAKQIIQSWADAKWFLERPELAEKITVTVFKVTGETNTDDLSPAQDAWSRPDIPLHALAMLKNVREGIEPDQAGAVGPINQIEELNKKGHPLAYVGDVVGTGSSRKSATNSVLWFMGDDIPFVPNKRGGGVVLGGKIAPIFFNTMEDAGALPIEVDVSNLNMGDVIDIYPYKGEIRHHDTNELLATFGLKTDVLLDEVRAGGRIPLIIGRGLTTKARESLELPHSDVFRQAKAIEKSEGGFSLAQKMVGRACGTEGIRPGEYCEPKMTSVGSQDTTGPMTRDELKDLACLGFSADLVMQSFCHTAAYPKPVDVTTHHTLPDFIMNRGGVSLRPGDGIIHSWLNRMLLPDTVGTGGDSHTRFPIGISFPAGSGLVAFAAATGVMPLDMPESVLVRFKGKMQPGITLRDLVHAIPYYAIQQGLLTVEKKGKKNIFSGRILEIEGLPELKVEQAFELADASAERSAAGCTIKLDKAPITEYLQSNIVLLKWMIAEGYGDRRTLERRIIGMENWLKDPQLLEADADAEYAAVIEIDLAEIKEPILCAPNDPDDARLLSAVANSKIDEVFIGSCMTNIGHFRAAGKLLDQHKGQLPTRLWVAPPTKMDAAQLTEEGYYSIFGKSGARVEIPGCSLCMGNQARVADGATVVSTSTRNFPNRLGAGANVYLASAELAAVASLLGRLPMPEEYLQFMDKVDETAADTYRYLNFDQLNQYTEKANEVIFQTAV; this comes from the coding sequence GTGCTAGAAGAATACCGCAAGCACGTAGCCGAGCGTGCAGCTCAAGGCATCGTCCCTAAGCCATTAGACGCAGCTCAAGCAGCAGCGCTGGTCGAATTACTGAAGAATCCACCTAAAGGTGAAGAAGATTTCCTGTTAGACCTACTGACCAACCGTGTTCCTCCCGGTGTTGATGAGGCCGCTTATGTGAAAGCTGGTTTCCTTGCCGCTATTGCCAAAAGTGAGACAGCCTCACCTCTTGTTACGCGGGAAAAATCCATCGAATTATTGGGAACTATGCAAGGCGGGTACAATATCCACGCTTTGATTGATGCCCTCGATGAAGAAAAACTGGCCCCGATCGCAGCGAAAGCACTTTCTCATACTTTGCTGATGTTCGATAGCTTTTATGATGTGGAAGAAAAAGCGAAAGCTGGCAATTCTCATGCTAAACAAATTATCCAGTCATGGGCAGATGCTAAGTGGTTCTTGGAGCGTCCTGAGCTGGCAGAAAAAATTACCGTTACCGTCTTCAAGGTCACAGGTGAAACTAATACCGATGATCTATCCCCTGCACAAGATGCGTGGTCACGTCCAGATATCCCTCTGCATGCTCTGGCAATGCTCAAGAATGTTCGTGAAGGTATTGAGCCGGATCAAGCCGGTGCCGTTGGCCCAATCAATCAAATCGAAGAACTGAACAAAAAAGGCCATCCTTTGGCCTATGTTGGTGATGTTGTGGGTACGGGTTCTTCCCGTAAATCTGCAACTAATTCCGTCCTGTGGTTCATGGGTGACGATATTCCATTTGTGCCTAACAAGCGCGGTGGGGGCGTGGTATTGGGCGGAAAAATTGCCCCAATTTTCTTCAATACCATGGAAGATGCAGGTGCGTTGCCAATTGAGGTGGATGTTTCCAATCTCAATATGGGAGATGTCATTGACATTTACCCTTATAAAGGCGAAATCCGTCACCATGACACCAATGAATTGCTGGCAACCTTTGGGCTGAAAACTGATGTACTTCTCGATGAAGTGCGTGCTGGTGGCCGTATTCCGTTGATTATCGGCCGTGGCTTGACGACGAAAGCCCGTGAATCACTGGAATTGCCACACAGTGATGTATTCCGTCAGGCAAAAGCAATTGAAAAAAGTGAAGGCGGTTTCTCACTGGCGCAGAAAATGGTGGGTCGTGCCTGTGGTACGGAGGGAATTCGTCCGGGCGAATATTGTGAACCTAAGATGACTTCGGTGGGGTCTCAGGACACCACCGGGCCAATGACACGGGATGAGTTGAAAGATTTGGCCTGTCTTGGCTTCTCTGCGGATCTGGTCATGCAGTCATTCTGTCATACTGCGGCTTATCCAAAACCTGTCGATGTGACTACACATCACACGTTGCCTGATTTCATCATGAACCGTGGCGGGGTATCGCTGCGTCCGGGCGATGGGATTATCCATTCATGGCTGAACCGCATGTTATTGCCGGATACGGTGGGTACAGGTGGTGACTCCCATACCCGCTTCCCGATAGGTATCTCTTTCCCAGCCGGCTCTGGGCTGGTTGCATTTGCTGCTGCAACAGGTGTAATGCCGCTGGATATGCCTGAATCTGTATTGGTGCGTTTTAAAGGTAAAATGCAACCCGGCATTACCCTGCGCGATCTGGTTCATGCCATTCCTTATTATGCCATTCAGCAAGGTTTGCTGACTGTTGAGAAGAAAGGTAAGAAAAATATTTTCTCTGGCCGCATACTTGAAATTGAAGGCTTGCCAGAGCTGAAAGTTGAACAAGCCTTTGAACTGGCGGATGCGTCTGCGGAACGTTCTGCAGCAGGTTGTACCATCAAGCTGGATAAAGCGCCTATCACTGAATACCTGCAATCTAATATCGTATTGCTGAAATGGATGATTGCGGAAGGTTATGGAGATCGCCGAACACTGGAACGCCGTATCATCGGTATGGAGAATTGGCTGAAAGACCCTCAATTGCTGGAAGCCGATGCGGATGCTGAATACGCTGCTGTTATTGAAATCGATCTGGCAGAAATCAAAGAGCCTATTTTATGTGCGCCGAATGATCCTGATGATGCGCGTCTGTTATCAGCAGTTGCCAACAGCAAAATTGATGAAGTCTTTATCGGTTCCTGTATGACCAATATCGGTCACTTCCGTGCTGCGGGCAAATTGCTGGATCAACATAAAGGCCAGTTACCGACTCGTCTGTGGGTTGCTCCACCAACCAAAATGGATGCTGCCCAACTGACGGAAGAAGGTTACTACAGCATCTTTGGCAAGAGTGGGGCGCGTGTCGAAATCCCGGGTTGTTCATTATGCATGGGGAATCAGGCTCGTGTTGCGGATGGTGCAACGGTAGTGTCCACTTCCACCCGTAACTTCCCTAACCGTCTGGGTGCTGGGGCGAATGTTTATCTGGCCTCTGCGGAGCTGGCTGCGGTGGCTTCATTGCTGGGCCGCCTGCCAATGCCGGAAGAGTATCTGCAATTCATGGACAAAGTCGATGAAACCGCAGCAGATACTTATCGCTACCTCAATTTTGATCAATTGAACCAGTACACCGAAAAAGCGAATGAAGTGATCTTCCAAACGGCTGTATAA
- the mscS gene encoding small-conductance mechanosensitive channel MscS → MEEINLSGEIDKAANWFASNQELLIQYAVNVVSAIVILIVGLLVAKLANKAVKRVMSLRGIDATISDFLSAIIRYAIIAFTIIAVLGKLGIQTASVIAVIGAAGLAVGLALQGSLSNFAAGVLLVIFRPLRTGEYVIIGGVEGTVVQVQIFSTTLRSGDDRIIVIPNGKIIANDIINTSREPNRRTQIMVGVAYNADIDEVKRVLGNVVKADKRIQHEKGITIRLHEMAPSSLNFIVRVWTSNGDAWSVYWDLMEGFKRTLDQHNISIPFPQMDVYLHQQQAAVQKKVDE, encoded by the coding sequence ATGGAAGAGATCAATCTATCAGGTGAGATTGATAAAGCAGCAAATTGGTTTGCCAGCAATCAGGAGCTATTGATTCAATATGCGGTGAATGTTGTGTCGGCCATCGTCATTCTGATCGTAGGCTTGCTTGTTGCTAAACTGGCTAATAAAGCAGTTAAGCGCGTCATGTCATTGCGTGGCATTGATGCAACTATCTCTGATTTTTTGTCCGCGATTATTCGTTATGCCATCATCGCGTTTACAATTATCGCAGTGCTTGGAAAATTGGGTATTCAGACAGCCTCTGTCATTGCAGTTATTGGTGCTGCTGGTTTGGCGGTAGGTTTGGCATTACAGGGATCGCTGTCAAATTTTGCTGCGGGTGTTCTTCTGGTAATTTTCCGGCCACTCCGCACGGGTGAATATGTCATTATTGGCGGCGTGGAAGGAACAGTTGTACAAGTACAGATTTTCTCTACAACGCTGCGTAGCGGTGATGATCGTATCATAGTGATCCCTAACGGAAAGATTATTGCGAATGACATCATCAATACCAGTCGTGAGCCGAATCGTCGTACTCAGATTATGGTTGGTGTTGCTTATAACGCGGATATTGATGAAGTGAAAAGAGTGCTGGGTAATGTGGTTAAAGCGGACAAACGCATTCAACATGAAAAAGGTATCACCATTCGTCTGCACGAAATGGCACCTTCATCACTGAACTTCATTGTGCGTGTATGGACAAGCAATGGTGATGCTTGGAGTGTTTATTGGGATCTGATGGAAGGTTTCAAACGTACTTTGGATCAGCATAATATCAGCATTCCATTCCCACAAATGGATGTCTATCTGCATCAGCAGCAAGCTGCCGTACAGAAGAAGGTAGACGAATAA
- the rpiA gene encoding ribose-5-phosphate isomerase RpiA produces MTQDELKKAVGWAALEYVKPGTIVGVGTGSTASHFIDALGTIKNQIEGAVSSSEASTEKLKNLGIPIFDCNEVDSLDIYVDGADEINDHMHMIKGGGAALTREKIIAAVAKKFICVIDESKRVDVLGKFPLPVEVIPMARSYVARELVKLGGTPVYRQNVVTDNGNVILDVHNLAILDPIALENKINGIAGVVTVGLFANRSADVVLIGTADGVKTIAE; encoded by the coding sequence ATGACACAGGACGAACTGAAAAAAGCAGTAGGTTGGGCAGCATTGGAATACGTCAAACCTGGAACAATCGTAGGTGTTGGTACAGGTTCAACGGCATCGCATTTCATTGATGCATTAGGGACAATCAAAAATCAAATCGAAGGTGCAGTGTCCAGCTCGGAAGCATCGACTGAAAAATTAAAAAATCTGGGCATCCCCATTTTTGACTGTAATGAAGTTGATAGCTTGGATATTTACGTTGATGGTGCTGACGAAATCAATGACCATATGCATATGATCAAGGGAGGCGGCGCAGCATTGACGCGAGAAAAAATTATTGCCGCTGTTGCAAAGAAATTTATCTGTGTCATTGATGAATCAAAACGAGTCGATGTGCTGGGTAAATTCCCGCTGCCGGTTGAGGTTATTCCAATGGCGCGCTCTTACGTTGCTCGTGAACTGGTGAAATTAGGTGGAACGCCAGTTTATCGCCAGAATGTGGTTACGGATAATGGCAATGTCATTCTGGATGTCCATAATCTTGCTATTCTTGATCCCATTGCGTTGGAAAATAAAATAAATGGCATTGCTGGCGTGGTGACGGTCGGCCTATTTGCCAATCGTAGTGCTGACGTGGTGCTGATCGGGACAGCGGATGGCGTGAAAACGATCGCAGAATAA
- the serA gene encoding phosphoglycerate dehydrogenase gives MVKVSLEKDKIKFLLLEGVHQSTVDNLRAAGYSNIEYHKGALEPEELKEAIRDARFVGIRSRTQLTEEIFEAAEKLVAVGCFCIGTNQVDLKAAEKRGIPVFNAPFSNTRSVAEMVLGELLLLLRRIPIANAKAHRGIWDKQAKGCYEARGKKLGIIGYGHIGTQLGILAENIGMHVHFYDIENKLPLGNAQQVHHLSELLNMSDVVSLHVPETGSTKNMIGVEELELMKPGAILINASRGMVVDIPALHDALECEHLSGAALDVFPSEPATNNEPFISPLSKFDNVLLTPHIGGSTQEAQENIGYEVAGKLVKYSDNGSTLSAVNFPEVSLPIHAKDTHRLLHIHENRPGILTSINQVFTDQEINIEAQYLRTNGDIGYVVIDITTQNPAQAEMVLQNLKALSGTIRSRLLY, from the coding sequence ATGGTCAAGGTATCTTTAGAAAAGGATAAGATTAAATTTTTGCTACTGGAAGGCGTTCATCAGAGCACAGTTGATAACCTGCGGGCGGCGGGATACAGCAATATCGAATATCACAAAGGGGCGTTGGAGCCTGAAGAATTGAAAGAAGCGATTCGTGATGCTCGCTTTGTGGGTATCCGTTCTCGTACTCAATTGACTGAAGAAATTTTTGAAGCGGCTGAAAAGCTGGTTGCTGTGGGATGTTTTTGTATAGGCACCAATCAGGTTGACCTGAAAGCGGCTGAAAAACGTGGTATTCCTGTATTTAACGCACCATTCTCCAATACACGTTCTGTGGCGGAGATGGTGCTGGGTGAATTACTGTTGCTATTACGTCGTATTCCTATTGCAAATGCGAAAGCACACAGAGGAATATGGGATAAACAGGCCAAAGGCTGTTATGAAGCGCGAGGTAAGAAGCTCGGCATTATTGGTTACGGTCATATCGGTACACAGCTTGGCATTCTGGCTGAAAATATCGGTATGCATGTTCATTTCTATGATATTGAAAATAAACTGCCGTTGGGAAATGCACAGCAAGTGCATCATCTATCCGAACTGTTGAATATGAGCGATGTTGTCAGCCTGCATGTACCTGAAACAGGCTCAACAAAAAACATGATCGGCGTGGAAGAGCTGGAGTTGATGAAGCCGGGTGCAATCCTGATTAACGCCTCACGTGGCATGGTAGTGGATATTCCTGCACTCCATGACGCGCTGGAGTGCGAGCACCTTTCCGGTGCGGCCCTTGATGTGTTTCCGAGTGAACCCGCAACGAACAATGAGCCTTTCATCTCGCCTCTGAGCAAATTTGATAATGTACTGCTGACTCCGCATATTGGCGGATCAACACAAGAAGCCCAAGAGAATATTGGTTACGAAGTCGCGGGTAAACTGGTCAAATATTCTGACAATGGTTCTACGCTGTCAGCGGTCAACTTCCCTGAAGTCTCACTGCCTATTCATGCCAAAGATACTCACCGACTACTGCATATCCATGAAAACCGTCCTGGTATTTTGACCAGCATAAACCAAGTTTTTACCGATCAGGAAATCAATATTGAGGCACAATACCTGCGTACCAACGGAGATATTGGTTATGTGGTCATTGATATCACGACGCAAAATCCGGCTCAGGCTGAAATGGTTCTGCAAAACCTGAAAGCTCTGTCTGGCACGATCCGCTCTCGCCTGCTTTACTGA
- a CDS encoding 5-formyltetrahydrofolate cyclo-ligase, with translation MQSDPFLSLRKSIRKQIRQLRQNLSPEQQSRFAQQAAQNVVSHPKVQQANKVALYLSFDGELDTRPLIQQLWQQNKQVYLPVLHPFSRHHLLFLYYHAGTPLNYNRFNIEEPPLDVRQVLPVSELDVMFIPLVAFDNTGQRLGMGGGFYDRTLAKWQQQNFYPIGLAHDFQLVNLLPSASWDIPLPEIITPEKIWRW, from the coding sequence ATGCAATCAGATCCTTTTTTATCTCTCCGAAAATCCATAAGAAAACAAATTCGACAGTTGCGTCAAAATCTATCCCCAGAGCAGCAATCGCGATTTGCCCAGCAAGCTGCCCAGAATGTCGTGTCTCACCCTAAGGTCCAGCAGGCAAACAAGGTTGCCCTGTATCTCTCCTTTGATGGTGAATTAGACACTCGCCCACTGATTCAGCAACTTTGGCAGCAAAATAAACAAGTTTATCTGCCCGTATTACACCCATTCAGTCGGCACCATCTGCTGTTCCTGTATTACCATGCTGGGACTCCCCTCAACTACAATCGTTTTAACATAGAAGAGCCACCATTAGATGTCCGACAGGTTCTGCCCGTCTCTGAGCTTGATGTGATGTTTATTCCACTGGTGGCTTTTGATAACACAGGGCAGCGTTTAGGAATGGGAGGCGGTTTCTACGACAGAACGCTTGCTAAATGGCAACAGCAGAATTTTTATCCGATTGGGTTAGCGCACGATTTCCAATTAGTTAATCTATTGCCAAGTGCAAGCTGGGATATTCCTCTGCCAGAAATCATTACGCCTGAAAAAATATGGCGCTGGTAA
- the argO gene encoding arginine exporter ArgO, producing MLSTFIQGFFLGAAMILPLGPQNVFVMQQGSRKQFHLMSATLCATSDIVLITAGVFGGSALLGQSAFLLQAVTWGGVAFLLWYGWSAFRVALSANIELSRSENIVQNRSRVIVTLFAVTWLNPHVYLDTFVVLGSVGGGLSSELRSWFTVGAATASISWFFALSILAAWFSPVLNQPRSQRIINLFVGCVMWYIAWGLLKQGLQIFY from the coding sequence ATGCTTTCGACATTTATACAGGGCTTTTTTCTTGGTGCTGCCATGATCCTCCCGCTTGGACCACAAAATGTTTTTGTGATGCAGCAGGGAAGTAGAAAACAGTTTCATTTAATGAGCGCAACGTTATGTGCCACCAGCGACATTGTTCTCATCACGGCGGGAGTATTTGGAGGAAGTGCTTTGCTTGGGCAATCAGCGTTCTTGCTGCAAGCGGTAACATGGGGCGGAGTGGCATTTTTGCTATGGTATGGATGGAGTGCTTTTCGAGTGGCGTTATCAGCGAATATCGAACTCTCCCGTTCTGAGAATATCGTCCAGAATCGCAGTCGAGTCATCGTGACGCTATTTGCTGTAACGTGGCTGAATCCGCATGTTTATCTGGATACCTTTGTGGTATTAGGTAGCGTGGGAGGAGGACTTTCATCGGAACTTAGGTCGTGGTTTACCGTTGGAGCTGCTACGGCATCCATAAGCTGGTTTTTTGCATTATCAATTCTGGCTGCCTGGTTTTCACCCGTACTCAATCAGCCTCGTTCACAAAGAATCATTAACCTCTTTGTTGGTTGTGTGATGTGGTATATCGCATGGGGTTTGCTCAAACAGGGATTACAGATTTTTTATTGA
- a CDS encoding YacL family protein: protein MEYEFTQDIAGHVTTYFSMDHEAIGHWLNEEVKGDLSVLDKITSALAGIKGSERQWQLIGHEYTLLMSEGEIMIRANQLQFDTEMVEEGMSYYDNESLAFCGTDDFIGMLADYKDFILQKNQR from the coding sequence ATGGAATATGAATTTACGCAGGATATTGCGGGTCACGTTACAACTTATTTTTCGATGGATCATGAAGCGATTGGTCATTGGTTGAATGAAGAAGTTAAAGGTGATTTGAGTGTATTGGATAAAATAACTTCAGCGCTGGCGGGCATCAAAGGCAGTGAGCGCCAATGGCAATTGATCGGTCATGAATACACATTATTGATGAGTGAGGGAGAAATCATGATTAGGGCTAACCAACTCCAGTTCGATACAGAAATGGTGGAAGAGGGAATGAGTTACTATGATAACGAGAGTCTGGCTTTTTGTGGAACAGACGATTTTATCGGTATGTTAGCCGACTATAAAGATTTTATTTTGCAAAAAAACCAAAGATAA
- the lpdA gene encoding dihydrolipoyl dehydrogenase: MSTEIKAQVVVLGAGPAGYSAAFRCADLGLDTVLVERYSTLGGVCLNVGCIPSKALLHVAKVIEEAKALAQHGIVFGEPQTDIDKIRLWKEKVISQLTGGLGGMAKGRKVNVVNGIGKFTGANTLVVEGEKGATTINFDNAIIAAGSRPIQLPFIPHDDPRVWDSTDALELKTVPERLLVMGGGIIGLEMGTVYHALGSQIDVVEMFDQVIPAADKDIVKVFTKRISKKFNLMLETKVTAVEAKEDGIYVTMEGKKAPAEPQRYDAVLVAIGRVPNGKSLDAGQAGVAVDERGFIHVDKQMRTNVPHIFAIGDIVGQPMLAHKGVHEGHVAAEVISGKKHYFDPKVIPSIAYTEPEVAWVGLTEKEAKEKGISYETATFPWAASGRAIASDCAEGMTKLIFDKESNRIIGGAIVGTNGGELLGEIGLAIEMGCDAEDIALTIHAHPTLYESIGMAAEMYEGSITDLPNPKAKKKK; this comes from the coding sequence ATGAGTACTGAAATTAAAGCCCAGGTAGTGGTGCTTGGCGCAGGCCCTGCTGGGTATTCTGCTGCTTTCCGTTGTGCGGACTTAGGTTTGGATACCGTTCTGGTGGAGCGCTACTCTACTCTGGGTGGTGTTTGCCTTAACGTCGGTTGTATCCCATCCAAAGCGCTGCTTCATGTTGCAAAAGTGATTGAAGAAGCAAAAGCACTGGCACAACACGGTATTGTGTTTGGTGAGCCACAAACTGATATCGATAAAATCCGTCTCTGGAAAGAAAAAGTGATTTCCCAGCTGACAGGTGGTCTGGGCGGTATGGCTAAGGGCCGTAAAGTTAATGTTGTTAACGGCATTGGTAAATTTACAGGCGCTAACACTTTGGTAGTAGAAGGCGAGAAAGGCGCAACAACGATTAATTTTGATAATGCCATTATCGCTGCGGGTTCACGCCCAATTCAACTGCCATTCATTCCACATGATGATCCTCGCGTATGGGATTCTACCGATGCACTGGAACTGAAAACTGTTCCGGAACGTCTGCTGGTTATGGGCGGCGGTATTATCGGTCTGGAAATGGGAACAGTTTACCATGCACTGGGCTCTCAGATTGACGTGGTAGAAATGTTCGATCAGGTTATTCCTGCTGCGGACAAAGATATTGTTAAAGTGTTCACTAAACGCATCAGCAAGAAATTCAACCTGATGCTGGAAACCAAAGTGACCGCAGTAGAAGCTAAAGAAGATGGCATCTATGTAACGATGGAAGGCAAGAAAGCGCCAGCAGAACCACAGCGTTATGATGCAGTTCTGGTTGCTATCGGCCGTGTACCCAATGGTAAGTCGCTCGACGCGGGTCAAGCGGGTGTTGCAGTTGATGAGCGTGGCTTTATCCATGTGGATAAGCAAATGCGTACTAACGTGCCTCATATTTTTGCCATCGGTGATATCGTTGGTCAGCCAATGCTGGCACACAAAGGTGTTCACGAAGGTCACGTTGCGGCTGAAGTGATCTCTGGTAAGAAACATTACTTCGATCCAAAAGTGATTCCATCGATTGCCTACACTGAACCAGAAGTGGCTTGGGTTGGTCTGACTGAGAAAGAAGCGAAAGAGAAAGGCATCAGCTATGAAACCGCCACTTTCCCATGGGCTGCGTCAGGCCGTGCAATCGCATCTGATTGTGCAGAGGGTATGACCAAACTGATTTTCGACAAAGAAAGCAACCGTATTATCGGTGGTGCTATTGTCGGTACTAACGGTGGTGAGCTGTTGGGTGAAATTGGTCTGGCTATTGAAATGGGTTGTGATGCGGAAGATATCGCTCTGACTATCCACGCTCACCCAACGCTGTATGAATCAATCGGTATGGCTGCGGAAATGTATGAAGGCAGTATTACTGATTTGCCAAATCCTAAGGCAAAGAAAAAGAAATAA
- the zapA gene encoding cell division protein ZapA, translated as MSAQPVDIQIFGRSLRVNCPPEQVEALQAAAKELDQRLHNLKERTRVTNTEQLVFIVALNVCHELAQEKMKTRDYSYNMEQKIKMLQQTIEQALLEQGKIT; from the coding sequence ATGTCTGCACAACCAGTAGATATTCAGATTTTTGGGCGATCATTACGTGTCAATTGTCCACCAGAGCAGGTAGAGGCTTTGCAAGCTGCCGCGAAGGAACTTGATCAGCGTTTGCATAACCTCAAAGAACGCACCAGAGTAACGAACACTGAGCAACTGGTTTTTATTGTGGCGCTGAACGTTTGTCACGAGTTAGCACAGGAAAAGATGAAAACCCGTGATTACTCTTACAATATGGAACAAAAAATAAAAATGCTCCAGCAGACTATTGAACAAGCTTTGTTAGAACAAGGTAAAATTACCTGA
- a CDS encoding LysR family transcriptional regulator ArgP yields MKRPDYRSLQALDTVIRERGFERAAQKLCITQSAVSQRIKQLENMFGQPLLVRTVPPHPTEQGQKLLALLHQVELLEAQWLGDENGNDIPLLLSLAVNADSLATWLLPALHPVLSDVPIRLNIQVEDETRTQESLRRGEVVGAISIQSQPLPSCLVDKLGALDYLFVASPKFAERFFPNGVTRSALLKAPAVAFDHLDDMHQAFLQQHFDLSPGSVPCHIVNSSEAFVQLAKQGSTCCMIPHLQVDKELQAGELIDLTPGLCQRRMLYWHRFAPESGAMRKVTDTLLKLGRQMLRQEDEIS; encoded by the coding sequence ATGAAACGTCCTGACTACCGATCCCTACAAGCGTTGGATACAGTGATCCGAGAGCGCGGTTTCGAGCGTGCGGCGCAAAAACTCTGTATTACCCAGTCAGCGGTATCCCAACGTATCAAGCAATTGGAGAATATGTTTGGGCAGCCTTTATTAGTACGCACCGTTCCCCCTCACCCTACAGAACAAGGGCAAAAACTGCTCGCACTATTACATCAGGTAGAATTGCTGGAAGCACAATGGCTCGGTGATGAAAATGGTAACGATATCCCATTACTGCTCTCACTTGCAGTCAATGCCGACAGTTTGGCAACGTGGCTCTTGCCTGCGCTCCATCCTGTTTTATCCGATGTTCCTATCCGACTCAATATTCAGGTGGAAGATGAAACCCGGACTCAAGAAAGTTTGCGGCGCGGAGAAGTCGTCGGGGCTATCAGTATTCAATCACAGCCGCTGCCAAGCTGTCTCGTGGATAAATTAGGTGCCCTCGATTATTTGTTTGTGGCATCGCCTAAATTCGCTGAACGATTCTTTCCGAATGGCGTCACTCGTTCAGCTTTACTAAAAGCCCCTGCGGTAGCATTCGACCATTTGGATGATATGCATCAGGCATTTTTACAGCAGCATTTTGATTTATCACCGGGCAGTGTTCCCTGCCATATTGTGAATTCCTCTGAAGCATTCGTTCAATTAGCAAAACAAGGCTCGACATGCTGCATGATCCCACACCTGCAAGTTGACAAAGAGCTGCAAGCCGGCGAATTAATTGATTTAACCCCAGGGCTATGTCAGCGCCGTATGCTTTATTGGCACCGTTTTGCTCCAGAGAGTGGCGCGATGAGAAAAGTCACTGACACCCTACTGAAACTAGGGCGCCAGATGTTACGTCAGGAAGATGAAATTAGTTAG
- a CDS encoding oxidative stress defense protein → MKHKSLIFAAMMAVGSLSCMAASAADLPPAPHISTSGNAIIKAAPDIATLMIHVKVTQKSAADAKQKVDERVAKYFDFLKTNGIDKKDIDAANLRTQPEYQYEQKTGKSTITGYSASRSVEVKVRQLDQLSTLLDGALKAGLNEISSVQFSIDNPQRYRDEARQKAIENAIQQATALAKGFNSKLGPVYSVTYRSPEAMPFPISRLKYRSALMAAAPAEDSASETYEPQSIEFSDQVEVVFELQR, encoded by the coding sequence GTGAAACATAAATCACTGATATTCGCTGCAATGATGGCAGTAGGAAGTTTGTCCTGTATGGCTGCTTCTGCTGCTGATTTACCCCCCGCCCCACATATATCTACTTCTGGTAATGCGATCATCAAAGCAGCACCGGATATAGCGACGTTGATGATCCATGTGAAAGTGACTCAAAAAAGTGCAGCAGACGCAAAGCAAAAAGTGGATGAACGCGTCGCAAAATATTTTGATTTCTTAAAAACCAATGGTATTGACAAGAAAGATATTGATGCGGCCAATTTGCGCACTCAGCCAGAATATCAATACGAACAAAAGACGGGTAAATCAACTATTACGGGTTATAGTGCATCACGTTCAGTTGAAGTCAAAGTTCGTCAGTTGGATCAACTGAGTACATTATTGGATGGTGCATTGAAAGCAGGATTGAATGAGATCAGTTCAGTGCAGTTCAGTATCGATAATCCACAGCGTTATCGTGATGAAGCTAGACAGAAAGCTATTGAAAATGCGATTCAGCAGGCGACTGCATTGGCAAAAGGCTTCAACAGCAAGTTAGGCCCTGTGTATAGCGTCACTTATCGTTCCCCTGAAGCTATGCCTTTTCCAATAAGCCGCCTGAAATACAGGTCAGCGCTTATGGCCGCAGCTCCCGCCGAGGATTCAGCCAGTGAAACTTATGAACCACAAAGTATTGAATTCTCTGATCAGGTTGAAGTAGTTTTTGAGTTGCAACGCTAA